Below is a genomic region from Fischerella sp. PCC 9605.
AATAACCACTAACTACTAACTACTAACCAATGTAGAGACGTGCCATGGCACGTCTCTACAACTGACTAATGACTTGCTTCGGCGATCGCTTCATCGTCCACAGTTGGGAACCCCCCTTTGGTAATTCAACGGTTCTCAAAACTTCAAAACCATGTTTCTGATAGAAGCGGACGGCTTTTTCTGTAGTAGTCTGAAGATAGCAAGGCAATCCCTCAGTATCTGCCTGTTTGAGGACGGGTTGCAGAAGTAAACTACCAATTCCTTGCCCCTGATAAGCAGGTGCAACACCAAGCATCTCTAGATAGTAATGTGGCTGGGACATGTCACGTTTATGGTTTTCATCCAGTGTGGAGAATAGCGACATAAATCGCCCTACTCTATGCCAACCAACTTGGAAAGGTAAGGCAAGCGTCGAAAAATATTCAGGTTAGAATTTCCTGGAGGTGTCCAGGCTGCAACACCTTTCAAATTACCTGCCGTCGTGTATATATGGTTGTAAGGCAGGCTATAGCGCAAGCCTGTCTTAAAGTTCCACTTGAGGATATTCTCTCTTGAGTTTTCAGGAATAAAACGAAATATCGGATCGTCATAAAATGCATTTGCCAGAATTTCACTTGCCTCGTCAATTTGCGATTTTTTCAGAAGTACAATTTCAGCAGTCATCATAGTTTTCACCACAACAAATCATTGAGAAATTGGTAAACACGTACAAAGT
It encodes:
- a CDS encoding GNAT family N-acetyltransferase, with translation MSLFSTLDENHKRDMSQPHYYLEMLGVAPAYQGQGIGSLLLQPVLKQADTEGLPCYLQTTTEKAVRFYQKHGFEVLRTVELPKGGSQLWTMKRSPKQVISQL